The following are encoded together in the Acidobacteriota bacterium genome:
- a CDS encoding acyl-CoA dehydrogenase family protein: MDFEIPQNIRDKLDELDDFIEREIRPLEQQDDNVRFFDQRREWARTDFENDGKPRPEWEALLREMKRRADAAGHLRFGLPKELGGQDGSNLAMAVIREHLAAKGLGLHNDLQNESSIVGNFPTVIMMHRFGTPAQKARFMEGMMTGAVRMGFGLTEPDHGSDATWLETSGVRDGDDWVINGAKRFNSGLHAATHDLIFARTSGDQGKADGVTCFIVPTDSPGFEVPFMWWTFNMPTDHAEVSLTDVRVPNDAIFGEEGRGLALAQTFVHENRIRQAASGVGAAQFCINESVRYARERIVFGKPLWLNQAIQFPLAELQTECEMVRNLVYKTAWELDQQHHMEVTDKVSMCNYRANRLVCNAADRAIQTHGGIGYTRHMPFEHIYRHHRRYRITEGSEEIQIRRVAGIMFGKRAKR, from the coding sequence ATGGACTTCGAGATCCCCCAGAACATTCGCGACAAGCTGGACGAGCTCGACGACTTCATCGAGCGCGAGATCAGGCCGCTGGAGCAGCAGGACGACAACGTCCGTTTCTTCGACCAGCGCCGGGAATGGGCGCGGACGGACTTCGAGAACGACGGCAAGCCGCGGCCGGAGTGGGAGGCGCTGCTGCGCGAGATGAAACGCCGCGCCGACGCCGCGGGCCACCTCCGGTTCGGCCTGCCGAAGGAGCTCGGCGGTCAGGACGGCTCGAACCTGGCGATGGCGGTGATCCGGGAGCACCTGGCTGCCAAGGGGCTGGGCCTGCACAACGACCTGCAGAACGAATCCTCGATCGTCGGCAACTTCCCGACCGTGATCATGATGCACCGTTTCGGGACGCCGGCCCAGAAGGCGCGGTTCATGGAAGGAATGATGACCGGAGCGGTGCGAATGGGCTTTGGCCTGACCGAGCCGGACCACGGCTCGGACGCGACCTGGCTCGAAACGTCCGGGGTCCGCGACGGCGACGACTGGGTGATCAACGGCGCCAAGCGCTTCAACTCGGGCCTGCACGCGGCCACCCATGACCTGATCTTCGCGCGGACTTCCGGCGATCAGGGGAAGGCCGACGGCGTCACCTGCTTCATCGTGCCGACGGACTCGCCCGGCTTCGAGGTCCCCTTCATGTGGTGGACCTTCAACATGCCGACGGACCACGCCGAGGTGTCGCTGACGGACGTGCGCGTGCCGAACGACGCCATCTTCGGCGAGGAGGGCCGCGGCCTCGCCCTGGCCCAGACCTTCGTCCACGAGAACCGCATTCGCCAGGCGGCGTCAGGCGTCGGCGCGGCGCAGTTCTGCATCAACGAGAGCGTCAGGTACGCCCGCGAGCGGATCGTCTTCGGCAAGCCGCTATGGCTCAACCAGGCGATCCAGTTCCCGCTCGCCGAACTCCAGACGGAGTGCGAGATGGTCCGCAACCTCGTCTACAAGACCGCCTGGGAACTCGACCAGCAGCACCACATGGAGGTCACCGACAAGGTCTCGATGTGCAACTACCGGGCGAACCGCCTCGTCTGCAACGCCGCCGACCGGGCCATCCAGACCCACGGCGGCATCGGCTACACCCGGCACATGCCGTTCGAGCACATCTACCGCCACCACCGGCGGTACCGGATCACGGAAGGGTCTGAGGAGATTCAGATCCGCCGCGTGGCGGGGATCATGTTCGGCAAGCGGGCGAAGCGCTAG